Proteins found in one Mycoplasmopsis gallopavonis genomic segment:
- a CDS encoding GA module-containing protein: protein MKKSKRILLPLSLVPLIGSIGVISLTSTSGTSSLNSQDRTITSPNEINYISGENKTFKNVYKNSYFYDMTGGTSSFAFRYDAAPLVETKIKSEHEWDEAVQNWTVTVNKNPTFPKGLDGESATFHNGPTWASNPRFAIAVSKGLEIIPNSLVVEIWNPLKDGQGAPEFSYTYGQRNMPITQPGKLEKSLPTSFWNDEANWSKYSKSSKEASFWNLYFSDWDWFREAGHQKGEENIDLNYWNTWKKNQEAPIPTQVWDALHSWNQIAALTWNKSYNTPMRAVFLETGRNPGWQKDSSWNAIDRQFQDNIHYNVGEIVGIDYDTGNWTSDNISVQNYFVIKFQTRKNKKMLVMNNQSLTKDNLGNKAYVMSGYSTFDHNTYVGNWDWEMVDIDKRYQNYSVDIKENIAKNSPSNDKNLPKLNFTVTGNKDGQSRTIVSTDSTNLKGDKIQINNENRSSQKSYWSRNFSSLYIGDRDTSLEDFNYSKQWWDVRKNWELSYKYINDLENYWDINIEKSWDESLDRMTYTLNYYFNELKYAKVQAKKYINEKQYLTNAQKQSLIQEVERATNESQIDGIKTKADQLDDAQKTLIDTFEALKADVKKNKNSKNYKLASDSLKNLYDQIYQEAEKSTNKQNAEYKDLAKVNELTQKIKDIQLDGQSFLDSAIEKLNNYQSVLPANLYNQTLNEINSANTRQEVTNALNKIIDLLQVFDNMKKALAAGKEAQKTEVYNSSEQTKKDELNKAIDQIEYKIERFSKIQTLTPEQWTQIKPSYQGMIDKVYDAIANLNGLKDALKKEINSYPEELLPNDEKSNLISRIDKESQIDTAKMKQYVKEAYDKASDNAKKIIDNLNNLTEDQKQEFKNKVDKYKELGNNDITDLKNLVDEAKKLNNSQGFDYSKIDNLTHLTDKQKEYWKEQIRSKESEGLEAQKVIYQKAVTQDSLMLDLENAVNSINKLKDAHDVSYEKSSNKAELDTELAKASEYLNKQTATYVEDSSIQDSINKLNTLKDNLDGNIQDLKAKIQNPEVVKLLDDKQRKDVAALITATKDSELTNEMLIKADQAIIRDDKLKLTTELVKAKNNGLDHESYNQFKNTISNLSLDKSQNPWDKEAADLLAKLQEINANLEAIKAKKAELNTKLAGNTWQYLNPAQKADFKLQIDKASTLEGLNALESKITKIDTKMKELKDTIDKIDSTLKPTNADFTNPETITNTDYTLATQESFKTNYVKALQDGHKGLISNEDALDNAEIQELIDGIKNSTAALDGNEALAAEKTKINTKIDQIPDSSLSATDKAKLKEKVNQATTIANPNSSNEGTNFQSTDSINNLVDKLVQELAKLATNVAEKETVKSGENYQGSAQELKTNYDNAISQGEQALNNTNKSSNDNWDAVLKDLETKNTAISNAKNALNGDTQLPAKKQTAQAEIDQLKYLNDAQKQALKDEIGAAQDSNSVNGIVAKAKELNDAMKELIDAHDKHNGRAADEAKGLEAIGEKRSETPKFKNATNQASYLNSLKEAEKIIQALDKTVVLDPTKVKELATSIETNYQNLNGEQNLDAYKKKAIDLINNSFNNLNQTQKNSLIAEINNAQNEEGVTNVLVKAKKENTQMGILNEEIHKANIRKESAEFSNSSDASKGSFNDELAKIQNQATNNNLQAEEIVALIEKTKNLALDGKERLDQKLAELQNKVNEAKEVQKTDKYNQASTVDKNTLNNTISESEEKIANPNYSKLTIEDVQKLIEKLEKAKNNILADKDTLNEEEIKKMENLNDQEKQQLIDESRNANGNEAKQEVIDKAKDLNDQKQQIIDKIKEAQNSGLNNDEANKLIDEVKKTNGLTNPEKLTELDHKISDLLDKLREVERDLNKLNPSSTNDKLDEIAHKIEDLKTQKVNTDQFTRALDNFKQMQSFNNLLKEFEATDYGSNKYEELKTQLNQKVAKLKTIDNNYTNNHLAQIAQTIGDNIDKDLTNYELDLELIETIKNNAQSQELLNKIEDAKAKHTNRFEHLINQLLDDNRYFNVVAKIRKNENLNPEDQKILDKVKASAKEDNLVPVINSLLQKDFDKVKTPEDKKKPFEGLSPWWWVILFVATLGLGALGVYLYTQKKNS from the coding sequence ATGAAGAAAAGTAAGAGAATTTTATTACCTCTTTCGTTAGTTCCACTTATTGGTTCAATCGGTGTTATTTCATTGACATCAACATCTGGAACATCATCTTTAAATAGTCAAGATAGAACAATAACATCACCAAATGAAATCAATTATATTAGCGGTGAGAATAAAACATTTAAAAATGTTTATAAAAATTCTTATTTCTATGACATGACTGGTGGTACTTCTAGCTTTGCATTTAGATATGATGCCGCACCACTTGTTGAAACTAAAATTAAGTCAGAACACGAATGAGATGAAGCTGTTCAAAACTGGACGGTGACAGTTAACAAAAACCCAACTTTCCCGAAAGGTTTAGATGGAGAATCAGCAACTTTCCATAATGGACCAACATGAGCTTCAAACCCAAGATTTGCAATTGCTGTTTCTAAAGGATTGGAAATTATTCCAAATAGTCTTGTGGTTGAGATCTGAAATCCATTAAAAGACGGTCAAGGTGCACCTGAATTTAGTTACACTTATGGCCAAAGAAACATGCCGATCACACAACCAGGTAAGCTTGAAAAATCATTACCAACTAGTTTTTGAAATGATGAAGCAAACTGAAGTAAATATAGCAAATCTTCTAAAGAAGCAAGCTTTTGAAACCTATATTTTAGTGATTGAGACTGATTTAGAGAAGCAGGTCACCAAAAAGGTGAAGAAAATATTGATTTAAACTATTGAAATACTTGAAAGAAAAATCAAGAAGCACCTATTCCAACTCAGGTTTGAGATGCTCTTCACTCATGAAACCAAATTGCTGCATTAACTTGAAATAAAAGTTATAACACTCCAATGCGTGCTGTTTTCTTAGAAACAGGTCGTAATCCAGGATGACAAAAAGATAGTTCATGAAATGCAATTGATAGACAATTCCAAGACAATATTCACTATAATGTTGGTGAAATTGTCGGAATTGATTATGATACAGGAAACTGAACTAGTGATAATATTTCTGTTCAAAACTATTTTGTAATTAAATTCCAAACACGTAAAAACAAAAAAATGTTAGTAATGAATAATCAATCACTAACAAAAGATAACTTAGGAAATAAAGCTTATGTTATGAGTGGTTATTCAACTTTTGACCACAACACTTATGTAGGTAACTGAGATTGAGAAATGGTTGATATTGATAAAAGATATCAAAACTACTCAGTTGACATTAAAGAAAACATTGCTAAAAATTCACCAAGTAATGACAAAAACCTTCCTAAATTAAATTTCACAGTAACAGGAAATAAAGATGGTCAGTCACGTACAATTGTTTCAACAGATTCAACAAATTTAAAAGGTGACAAGATCCAAATAAATAATGAAAATAGAAGTTCTCAAAAATCTTATTGATCAAGAAACTTCTCATCACTTTACATTGGTGATAGAGATACAAGTTTAGAAGACTTTAACTATTCTAAACAATGATGAGATGTTCGTAAGAATTGAGAATTATCTTATAAATATATTAATGACCTTGAAAATTACTGAGATATTAACATTGAAAAATCATGAGATGAATCTCTTGATAGGATGACATATACTCTTAATTATTACTTTAACGAATTAAAATACGCTAAAGTTCAAGCTAAAAAATATATTAATGAAAAACAATACTTAACTAATGCTCAAAAACAAAGTTTAATTCAAGAAGTTGAAAGAGCGACAAATGAGTCACAAATTGATGGAATTAAAACTAAAGCTGATCAATTAGATGATGCTCAAAAAACATTAATTGATACTTTTGAAGCTTTAAAAGCTGATGTTAAAAAGAATAAAAATTCTAAAAATTATAAATTAGCATCAGATTCATTAAAAAATCTTTATGATCAAATTTATCAAGAAGCAGAGAAATCTACTAATAAACAAAATGCAGAGTATAAAGATTTAGCAAAAGTTAATGAACTTACTCAAAAAATTAAAGATATTCAATTGGATGGACAAAGTTTCTTAGATAGTGCTATTGAAAAATTAAATAATTATCAATCAGTTTTACCAGCTAACCTTTATAACCAAACATTAAATGAAATTAATAGTGCAAATACAAGACAAGAAGTAACAAATGCTTTAAATAAAATTATTGATTTACTTCAAGTTTTTGATAACATGAAAAAAGCTCTTGCAGCAGGAAAAGAAGCACAAAAAACAGAAGTTTATAATAGTAGTGAACAAACTAAGAAAGATGAATTAAATAAAGCGATCGATCAAATTGAATACAAAATTGAAAGATTTTCTAAAATACAAACTTTAACACCTGAGCAATGAACTCAAATCAAACCTTCATATCAAGGTATGATTGATAAAGTTTATGATGCAATTGCTAATTTAAATGGGCTTAAAGATGCTCTTAAAAAGGAAATTAATAGTTATCCAGAAGAACTTCTTCCAAATGATGAAAAATCTAATTTAATTTCTAGAATTGATAAAGAATCGCAAATTGATACTGCTAAAATGAAGCAGTATGTTAAAGAGGCTTATGATAAAGCTTCGGATAATGCTAAAAAAATTATTGATAATCTCAATAACTTAACAGAAGATCAAAAACAAGAATTTAAAAACAAGGTAGATAAATACAAGGAACTTGGGAATAACGACATTACAGATTTAAAAAATCTTGTTGATGAAGCTAAGAAATTAAATAATTCACAAGGTTTTGATTATTCAAAGATAGACAATCTAACACACTTAACAGATAAACAAAAAGAATACTGAAAAGAGCAAATAAGATCCAAAGAATCAGAAGGGCTTGAAGCACAAAAAGTTATTTATCAAAAAGCAGTTACACAAGATAGTTTAATGTTAGATTTAGAAAATGCTGTTAATAGTATTAATAAATTAAAAGATGCTCATGATGTTTCATATGAAAAATCTTCAAACAAAGCAGAACTAGATACAGAACTTGCTAAAGCTAGTGAATATCTTAACAAACAAACTGCTACATATGTAGAAGATTCAAGCATTCAAGACTCAATTAATAAACTCAATACTTTAAAAGATAATTTAGATGGTAATATCCAAGATCTTAAAGCTAAAATTCAAAATCCAGAAGTTGTAAAACTTTTAGATGACAAACAAAGAAAAGATGTTGCTGCTTTAATTACAGCTACAAAAGATAGCGAATTAACAAATGAGATGTTAATTAAAGCTGATCAAGCGATTATTCGTGATGATAAATTAAAACTAACAACAGAGCTTGTTAAAGCTAAAAATAATGGTTTAGACCATGAAAGCTATAATCAATTTAAAAATACAATTAGCAATTTATCTTTAGATAAAAGTCAAAATCCTTGAGATAAAGAAGCGGCCGACTTGCTTGCTAAACTTCAAGAAATTAACGCAAATCTTGAAGCAATTAAAGCTAAAAAAGCAGAATTAAATACAAAATTAGCCGGAAATACTTGACAGTATTTAAATCCTGCTCAAAAAGCAGATTTCAAACTTCAAATTGATAAAGCAAGCACACTTGAAGGTTTAAATGCATTAGAATCTAAAATTACTAAAATTGATACTAAAATGAAAGAATTGAAAGATACAATTGATAAAATTGATTCTACATTAAAACCAACAAATGCAGATTTTACAAATCCTGAAACTATTACTAATACTGATTACACATTAGCAACTCAGGAATCATTTAAAACTAATTATGTAAAAGCGTTACAAGACGGACATAAAGGTTTAATTTCAAATGAAGATGCTCTTGATAATGCAGAAATTCAAGAATTAATTGATGGAATTAAAAATTCAACAGCTGCTCTTGATGGAAATGAAGCTTTAGCTGCTGAAAAAACAAAAATTAATACAAAAATCGATCAAATTCCTGATTCTAGTTTATCAGCTACTGATAAAGCAAAATTAAAAGAAAAAGTTAACCAGGCAACTACTATTGCTAATCCTAATTCATCAAATGAAGGAACAAACTTTCAAAGTACTGATTCAATTAATAATTTAGTTGATAAACTAGTACAAGAATTAGCAAAATTAGCAACTAATGTTGCTGAAAAAGAGACAGTTAAATCTGGTGAAAACTACCAAGGTTCAGCACAAGAATTAAAAACAAATTATGATAATGCAATTTCACAAGGTGAACAAGCATTGAATAATACAAATAAATCATCAAATGATAACTGAGATGCTGTTCTTAAAGATCTTGAAACTAAAAACACAGCAATTTCTAATGCTAAAAACGCTTTAAATGGTGATACTCAATTACCTGCTAAAAAACAAACAGCACAAGCTGAAATTGATCAATTAAAATATTTAAATGACGCTCAAAAACAAGCTCTCAAAGATGAAATTGGTGCTGCACAAGACTCTAATAGCGTAAATGGAATTGTTGCTAAGGCTAAAGAATTAAATGACGCTATGAAGGAATTAATTGACGCACACGATAAACACAATGGTCGTGCAGCAGATGAGGCAAAAGGTCTTGAAGCAATCGGAGAAAAACGAAGTGAAACTCCAAAATTCAAAAACGCTACAAACCAAGCATCTTATCTAAATTCATTAAAAGAAGCTGAGAAAATTATTCAAGCACTTGATAAAACTGTTGTTTTAGATCCTACAAAAGTAAAAGAACTAGCTACATCAATTGAAACTAATTATCAAAATTTAAATGGTGAACAAAACCTTGATGCTTACAAAAAGAAAGCTATTGATTTAATTAATAATAGCTTTAATAATCTAAATCAAACACAAAAGAACTCATTAATTGCAGAAATTAATAATGCACAAAATGAGGAAGGTGTAACTAATGTTTTAGTTAAAGCTAAAAAAGAAAATACTCAAATGGGAATTTTAAATGAAGAAATTCATAAAGCTAACATTAGAAAAGAAAGTGCAGAATTTAGCAATTCTTCAGATGCTTCAAAAGGAAGCTTTAACGACGAACTAGCAAAAATCCAAAATCAAGCTACAAACAATAATTTACAGGCCGAAGAAATAGTTGCACTAATTGAAAAAACCAAAAACTTAGCTTTAGATGGAAAAGAGCGTTTAGATCAAAAATTAGCTGAATTACAAAACAAAGTTAATGAAGCCAAAGAAGTTCAGAAAACTGATAAATACAACCAAGCTTCAACAGTTGATAAAAACACTTTAAATAACACAATTAGTGAAAGTGAAGAAAAAATTGCTAATCCAAACTATAGCAAATTAACTATTGAGGATGTACAAAAATTAATTGAGAAACTTGAAAAAGCTAAAAACAATATTTTAGCCGATAAAGATACTCTTAATGAAGAAGAAATTAAGAAGATGGAAAATCTTAACGATCAAGAAAAACAACAATTAATTGATGAATCACGTAATGCTAACGGAAACGAAGCAAAACAAGAAGTGATTGATAAAGCAAAAGATCTTAACGATCAAAAGCAACAAATCATTGATAAAATTAAAGAGGCTCAAAATTCAGGTTTAAATAATGATGAAGCTAACAAATTAATTGATGAAGTGAAAAAGACAAACGGATTAACTAATCCTGAAAAATTAACTGAACTTGATCATAAAATTAGCGATCTTTTAGATAAACTTCGTGAAGTTGAAAGAGATTTAAATAAATTAAATCCTTCTTCTACAAACGATAAATTAGATGAAATTGCTCATAAAATCGAAGATTTAAAAACTCAAAAGGTTAATACTGATCAATTTACAAGAGCTCTTGATAACTTCAAACAAATGCAATCATTTAATAATCTTTTAAAAGAATTTGAAGCAACAGATTATGGTTCAAATAAATATGAAGAATTAAAAACACAACTTAATCAAAAAGTCGCTAAATTAAAAACTATTGATAATAACTACACTAATAATCATCTTGCACAAATTGCTCAAACAATTGGTGATAATATAGATAAAGATCTTACTAATTATGAATTAGATCTTGAACTTATTGAAACAATTAAGAATAACGCTCAATCACAAGAATTATTAAATAAAATTGAAGATGCCAAAGCAAAACATACAAATCGTTTTGAACATTTAATTAATCAATTACTTGACGATAATCGTTACTTTAATGTTGTTGCAAAAATCCGTAAGAATGAAAATCTAAATCCAGAAGATCAAAAAATATTAGATAAAGTTAAAGCATCTGCAAAAGAAGATAATTTAGTACCAGTGATTAATTCATTACTTCAAAAAGATTTTGATAAAGTTAAAACTCCTGAAGATAAAAAGAAACCATTTGAAGGACTTAGTCCATGATGATGAGTAATCTTATTCGTTGCAACTCTTGGTTTAGGTGCATTAGGAGTTTATCTTTACACACAAAAGAAGAATTCATAA
- the ychF gene encoding redox-regulated ATPase YchF — protein sequence MSLKAGIVGLPNVGKSTLFSAITRKQVEASNYAFTTIEPNISSVPLVDKRLKQIAELIKPDRIIYATFDFVDIAGLVQGASRGEGLGNKFLANIREVDAIIHVVRCFENKDIMHVANSVDPVRDKEVINYELLLADLETINNVLNRVAKKAKAGDKEGIIEQNAALKIKAALESNIPAREIELDENERKYIQGYHLLTLKPIIYVANLSNNQFANYKADPLFKALNDSLKDYEKLLPICVQLESELIEVEDEDEKMELLGMYGIESSGLDVLTREAFDLLNLQTYFTAGQIEARAWVFHKGWQAPRCAGVIHTDFEKKFIKADVISFNDFIEFGGEAGAKAAGKLRSEGKNYIMQDGDICHFKFGK from the coding sequence ATGTCTTTAAAAGCAGGTATTGTTGGATTGCCTAATGTTGGGAAAAGCACTTTATTTAGTGCAATTACTCGCAAACAAGTTGAAGCTTCAAACTATGCTTTCACAACTATTGAACCAAATATTTCATCTGTACCGTTAGTTGATAAAAGATTAAAGCAAATTGCTGAATTAATTAAACCTGACCGAATTATTTATGCAACTTTTGATTTTGTTGATATTGCCGGCTTAGTTCAAGGAGCTTCACGTGGAGAAGGACTTGGAAATAAGTTTCTTGCAAATATTCGTGAAGTAGATGCAATTATTCATGTTGTCCGTTGTTTCGAAAATAAAGATATCATGCATGTTGCAAATAGCGTCGATCCTGTTCGTGATAAAGAAGTTATTAACTACGAATTGCTTCTTGCTGATCTTGAAACAATCAACAATGTTTTAAATAGGGTTGCAAAAAAAGCTAAAGCAGGGGATAAAGAAGGAATTATCGAGCAAAATGCTGCATTAAAAATTAAAGCAGCATTAGAATCAAATATTCCCGCTCGTGAAATTGAACTTGATGAAAATGAACGCAAATATATTCAAGGTTATCACCTTCTTACTCTAAAACCAATTATTTATGTTGCTAATTTAAGCAATAATCAATTTGCTAATTATAAAGCTGACCCGCTCTTTAAAGCTCTCAATGACTCTTTAAAAGACTACGAAAAATTATTACCAATTTGTGTGCAGCTTGAAAGTGAATTAATTGAAGTTGAAGATGAAGATGAAAAGATGGAATTACTTGGAATGTATGGAATCGAAAGTAGCGGTCTTGATGTTTTAACTCGTGAAGCATTTGATTTGCTCAACTTACAAACTTACTTCACAGCCGGTCAAATCGAAGCTCGTGCCTGAGTTTTCCATAAAGGATGACAAGCTCCACGTTGTGCTGGTGTAATTCATACAGATTTTGAAAAAAAATTTATTAAAGCTGATGTAATTTCTTTCAATGATTTTATTGAATTTGGTGGCGAAGCGGGTGCAAAAGCAGCTGGTAAACTTCGTTCTGAAGGTAAAAATTACATCATGCAAGATGGTGATATTTGTCACTTTAAATTCGGAAAATAA
- a CDS encoding helix-hairpin-helix domain-containing protein, which produces MNIRRNVNFYCPSLLYRKFNHENYLTHFSRKSDVEYMYLTIARFLASVKNEIHTNDIFIVDGGKQQINEALYALKEAGLDIPVFGLVKNNLHKTDYLINSQFEKIKVSTQLLNLFAQMQVEVDRFAKSFMRKKHLVSSLESKLSQIKGIGSKTEKLLLNHFGTYTKIYNASYEEIEKVTNKKIAKLITDAFKEEE; this is translated from the coding sequence ATTAACATTCGAAGGAATGTTAATTTTTATTGTCCTAGTTTACTTTATCGTAAATTTAATCACGAAAATTATCTCACTCATTTTTCACGAAAAAGCGATGTTGAATATATGTATTTAACAATTGCTCGTTTTTTAGCCAGCGTAAAAAACGAAATTCATACAAATGATATTTTTATTGTTGATGGCGGAAAACAGCAAATTAACGAAGCTTTATACGCATTAAAAGAAGCCGGGCTAGATATTCCTGTTTTTGGGCTAGTTAAAAATAACTTACACAAAACTGATTACTTAATTAATAGTCAATTCGAAAAAATTAAAGTTTCTACTCAATTATTAAATCTTTTTGCACAAATGCAAGTTGAAGTAGATCGTTTTGCTAAGAGTTTTATGCGAAAAAAACATCTTGTTTCTTCACTTGAAAGTAAACTCAGTCAAATTAAAGGAATCGGATCTAAAACAGAAAAACTATTGCTAAATCACTTTGGTACTTACACCAAAATTTATAACGCAAGTTATGAAGAGATCGAAAAAGTTACTAATAAAAAAATAGCGAAACTAATTACTGATGCTTTTAAAGAAGAAGAATAA
- a CDS encoding GIY-YIG nuclease family protein, with translation MIQTSLQEKLKNLPKKPGVYLWKNQENQVIYIGKAKNLFNRMNQYFKGSINSYKTNKMVAEIRDFDIFICKSDKEAYLLEKNYIEIYKPSYNLELTDDKRYPYLVLKLTDKLEIQTSFRINKQSKTNFYYGPFPKGSSARELSNILQRLFLYKDGLLIQRASFHEWETKFQNAVELLKLRDNKFIELLETKMAQAASLLNFELALEYKKSIAVLKGMREQQIVELINFKNIDVFSFIIIESTVLVFAILYRYGVQIAHLKYNFENLGLPEEIINNFLERFYQNNEFPDQIILDNKYQTFNFDETFGKKIVFPKVGILKKILDQAQTNNQLNLELFYNEIILRSARDKQIQTELEKVLNHGQKINNIFLFDNSNFNNTHPIGVAIAYQNLQKNKSL, from the coding sequence ATGATCCAAACTTCTCTTCAAGAAAAACTCAAAAACCTCCCTAAAAAACCTGGTGTCTATCTTTGAAAAAATCAAGAAAATCAAGTAATTTATATTGGTAAAGCCAAAAACCTTTTCAATCGGATGAATCAATATTTCAAAGGTTCAATTAATTCCTACAAAACTAACAAAATGGTAGCCGAAATTAGAGATTTTGATATTTTTATTTGTAAAAGTGATAAAGAGGCTTATCTTTTAGAAAAAAATTATATTGAAATTTATAAACCTTCTTACAATCTTGAATTAACAGATGATAAAAGATATCCATATCTAGTTTTAAAACTCACCGATAAATTAGAAATTCAAACCAGTTTTAGAATTAATAAACAAAGTAAAACTAATTTTTACTACGGACCATTTCCGAAAGGCAGTTCAGCTCGTGAACTTAGTAATATTCTCCAAAGACTCTTTCTTTATAAAGATGGACTATTAATTCAAAGAGCTAGTTTTCACGAATGAGAAACTAAGTTTCAAAACGCAGTAGAACTTTTGAAACTAAGAGATAATAAATTTATTGAACTACTTGAAACTAAAATGGCACAAGCAGCTAGTCTTCTTAATTTTGAATTAGCTCTTGAATATAAAAAATCAATCGCCGTATTAAAAGGAATGCGTGAACAACAAATTGTTGAACTAATTAATTTCAAAAATATTGATGTTTTTTCATTTATTATCATCGAATCTACCGTTTTAGTTTTTGCAATTTTATATCGTTATGGTGTCCAAATCGCTCACCTTAAATATAACTTTGAAAATCTAGGACTCCCTGAAGAAATTATCAATAATTTTCTTGAACGTTTTTATCAAAACAATGAATTTCCAGATCAAATTATTTTAGATAATAAATATCAAACTTTCAATTTTGATGAAACTTTTGGTAAAAAGATTGTCTTTCCAAAAGTTGGAATTTTAAAGAAAATTCTCGACCAAGCTCAAACTAATAATCAATTAAATCTTGAACTATTTTACAATGAAATTATTCTAAGAAGCGCTCGTGACAAACAAATCCAAACTGAATTAGAAAAAGTTTTAAATCACGGGCAAAAAATTAACAATATTTTTCTTTTTGACAACTCTAATTTTAATAATACTCATCCAATCGGAGTTGCGATTGCTTATCAAAATCTTCAAAAAAATAAATCACTTTAA
- a CDS encoding phosphoglycerate kinase, translating to MKKTINDLKLHGKKVLVRVDFNVPVKNGVITSTKRISAALPTINKIINEGGKAILLSHLGRVKTQEDLANKSLKPVAIELARQLNKPVVFVDKTRGLELEEAIKNMKNGDVLLVQNTRYEDLNNKAESKNSPELGKYWASLADVFVNDAFGTAHRAHASNVGIASNISESALGYLMEKEVSSLERAIKNPEHPYVAIIGGAKVSDKIQVLENLVKIADKMIIGGGMAYTFLKAQGHQIGNSLVENDYLELAKNFLAQYGDKVLLPVDHLCADKFADVEGTLFGLDIPEGYMGLDLGPKSIEAFQKALEGAKTVVWNGPMGVTEFEHFKEGTLAVCKAIANLKDAYSVVGGGDSVAAVEKLGMEDKFSHVSTGGGASLELLQGLELPGVVSVQEK from the coding sequence ATGAAAAAAACTATTAATGACTTAAAACTTCATGGAAAAAAAGTTTTAGTAAGAGTAGATTTTAACGTTCCTGTTAAAAACGGAGTGATTACATCAACAAAAAGAATTTCTGCTGCTTTACCTACAATTAACAAAATTATTAACGAAGGTGGAAAAGCAATTTTATTATCACACTTAGGAAGAGTAAAAACACAAGAAGATTTAGCAAACAAATCTTTAAAACCTGTTGCTATTGAACTTGCAAGACAACTTAATAAACCTGTTGTGTTTGTTGATAAAACACGTGGACTTGAATTAGAAGAAGCAATCAAAAACATGAAAAATGGTGATGTTTTATTAGTTCAAAACACACGTTATGAAGATTTAAACAACAAAGCAGAAAGTAAAAATAGTCCAGAACTTGGAAAATACTGAGCTTCACTTGCTGATGTTTTTGTAAACGACGCATTTGGAACAGCACACCGTGCACACGCTTCTAATGTCGGAATTGCATCAAACATTTCAGAAAGTGCTCTTGGATACTTAATGGAAAAAGAAGTTTCATCACTTGAAAGAGCAATCAAAAACCCAGAACATCCATATGTTGCAATCATTGGTGGAGCAAAAGTTTCTGATAAAATTCAAGTTTTAGAAAACTTAGTAAAAATTGCTGACAAAATGATTATTGGTGGAGGAATGGCTTATACATTCTTAAAAGCACAAGGACACCAAATTGGAAATAGTTTAGTGGAAAACGATTACTTAGAACTTGCTAAAAACTTCTTAGCACAATATGGTGACAAAGTTCTTTTACCAGTTGATCACTTATGTGCAGATAAATTCGCTGATGTTGAAGGAACATTATTTGGTCTAGACATTCCAGAAGGATACATGGGATTAGATCTTGGTCCTAAATCTATCGAAGCTTTCCAAAAAGCTTTAGAAGGTGCTAAAACAGTAGTTTGAAACGGACCTATGGGTGTAACAGAATTTGAGCACTTTAAAGAAGGAACACTTGCTGTATGTAAAGCGATCGCTAACTTAAAAGACGCTTATTCAGTAGTTGGTGGTGGAGACTCTGTTGCAGCAGTTGAAAAATTAGGAATGGAAGATAAATTCTCACACGTTTCAACTGGTGGTGGAGCTAGTTTAGAATTACTTCAAGGTTTAGAACTTCCTGGAGTTGTTTCTGTTCAAGAAAAATAA